The Candida dubliniensis CD36 chromosome 2, complete sequence genome contains a region encoding:
- a CDS encoding ferric reductase transmembrane component, putative (7 probable transmembrane helices predicted by TMHMM2.0 at aa 15-37, 58-80, 95-112, 133-155, 165-187, 194-216 and 221-238;~Similar to S. cerevisiae FRE8;~In S. cerevisiae: protein with sequence similarity to iron/copper reductases, involved in iron homeostasis; deletion mutant has iron deficiency/accumulation growth defects; expression increased in the absence of copper-responsive transcription factor Mac1p.) yields the protein MEEVVVPRHGDHHNINIKYGFFIFALTIIQTIFFLQVKFIQIKRWNSTGRFSKFWSQITNPPIWLMVTVWLLIVIFTGGHKISDFSEEYIISAKRYGRMAYCLIPLNIYLVLRPTNSPLLKPGYYLENMSLHKWTSRIIVFCSTIHAAGYVYKWIKEGAILNKPFRFLNLLGVVVFVFLVVLAIISIRPFRRKVYSTFYLIHNVTAWSMVILITFHARPGVTVFAVISLILLGYQLYLRYYSSYMVNSLKVIDIPTSTLQIIKIPQSNKFPNWLPGSHIRLNYTISKFKSWTTASHPFTVVTIPEDSTNNLTLIVRKPNSFVINPLDSYLVTGPYPSLAPPFFTTANIVNIICGGSGISLGLPIYHHFKSINSTVPVKLVWTIRNQNDTFIMNQLDMTGVQVYVTSIGDTNSEQQENQQQAVPLFVIEEEEEEQGHGLLNNDNENGIELQNMPKTNEESSEANSTNSKNNKDNQERKEYFKFGRPKFDEVFAIDDPTTTYDLDNSWVIACGPDELISDAKRWSKDRGYRFYYEKYEM from the coding sequence ATGGAAGAGGTCGTTGTTCCAAGACATGGAGATCATCATaacatcaatatcaaatacggatttttcatatttgcCCTAACGATCATTcaaacaatatttttccTTCAAGtgaaatttattcaaatcaaacGATGGAATAGTACTGGACGATTCAGTAAATTCTGGTCCCAAATAACCAACCCTCCAATATGGTTAATGGTTACTGTTTGGCTATTAATTGTAATTTTCACTGGGGGTCATAAAATATCAGATTTCCTGGAAGAATATATCATATCGGCAAAAAGATATGGTAGAATGGCATATTGTTTAATACCATTGAACATATATCTAGTATTGCGTCCCACAAACTCGCCATTGTTGAAACCAGGTTATTATTTAGAAAATATGAGTTTACATAAATGGACTTCACGGATAATCGTCTTTTGTAGTACTATTCATGCAGCAGGATATGTCTATAAATGGATTAAAGAAGGGGCCATATTGAATAAACCATTCAGATTTCTTAATTTGTTAGGGGTGgttgtatttgtttttttggttgttttgGCCATTATTTCAATCAGACCATTCAGAAGAAAAGTGTATTCAACGTTTTATCTCATTCATAATGTCACTGCTTGGTCAATGGTCATTCTTATAACTTTCCACGCTCGGCCCGGGGTGACAGTTTTTGCAGTAATtagtttaattttattagggtatcaattatatttaagATATTATTCTTCCTATATGGTCAATTCATTGAAGGTTATTGATATCCCCACTTCAACTTTACAAATCATAAAAATCCCTCAATCGAATAAATTCCCCAATTGGTTGCCCGGATCACACATTAGATTAAATTATACAATTctgaaattcaaatcatgGACAACGGCTAGTCATCCATTTACAGTAGTCACTATTCCGGAAGATTCTACTAATAATCTCACTTTGATTGTTAGAAAACCAAACAGCTTTGTTATTAACCCATTGGATAGTTATCTAGTAACTGGTCCTTACCCATCTCTTGCTCCCCCATTTTTTACTACTGCCAACATTGTCAACATAATATGTGGTGGATCAGGGATCTCTTTGGGTTTAccaatttatcatcatttcaAGAGCATTAATCTGACTGTTCCGGTGAAGTTGGTGTGGACAATAAGGAACCAGAACGATACTTTtataatgaatcaattggatATGACTGGGGTTCAAGTATATGTTACATCTATTGGTGATACTAACTCTGAACAGCaagaaaatcaacaacaagctGTTCCATTATTTGTCAttgaggaagaagaagaggaacAAGGACATggattattaaataatgataatgaaaacGGAATTGAACTTCAAAATATGCCTAAAACTAATGAAGAAAGTAGCGAGGCTAACAGTACTAACagtaaaaataataaagacaatcaagaaagaaaagaatatttcaaatttggtCGAccaaaatttgatgaagttTTTGCTATCGATGACCCAACGACAACTTATGATTTAGATAATAGTTGGGTAATTGCTTGTGGACCTGATGAATTGATATCGGATGCTAAACGTTGGTCAAAAGATAGAGGATATAGATTTTACtatgaaaaatatgaaatgTGA
- a CDS encoding DNA polymerase eta, putative (Similar to S. cerevisiae RAD30;~In S. cerevisiae: RAD30 gene product (DNA polymerase eta) is involved in the predominantly error-free bypass replication of DNA lesions, catalyzes the efficient and accurate synthesis of DNA opposite cyclobutane pyrimidine dimers; homolog of human POLH and bacterial DinB proteins.;~Protein similar to S. cerevisiae protein with role in nucleotide excision repair; down-regulation associated with azole resistance.) — MAVKQETLPLTIPLATNPEVTTTSSKFAYQNLDDLNDPRKAYLSPLAVIALIDLNAFFAQVEQIRLNLTDQDPVVCAQWNSVIAVSYACRKFGITRMDSIASCKSKCPNVIIAHAAVYKKGESHWAYIEGLPTINNHKVSLDPYRRESRKILRIISKSFDLTEKASVDECYIDLGREIYKRLIDLFPQLSRSSRDNPENGYANLPLIPSILPLDLKWEGEIINSEKEKTMDNGNSSPPPPVIEDWDDICFIIGSQILLEVRKDIFAELGYTTSAGLARTKQVAKLAAGFKKPDAQTIIRNSAINSFLTNFELTDVTGMGGKLGESIINKINVPPQINSISFIRENFSIDSIKEKLGGELGLKVYNICRGTNAIELQSLIEVKSMTSTKNFTSFSVNNLFDAYDWLKVFAGDLHNRLIDLDNENIELSSTELSNKSKGIMKRPKTLTLGVLSQNGTRQTRQMQIPIHKDLDKMKDIFFENGCVLLREFLEFNTHVSLLNSRTPVKELFIWNPKKVKIVELINISLTISKFVSVEDRFSLLKTTDTQFNKEEHIAKLFRDYEQAPETMRYSPPPPPPPPPQKKRSKNGQLDIFESLKKKSKPDDLLEELIKTKKCSRCKLSVDDPIEHNDYHIAMDLSNKLNNH, encoded by the coding sequence ATGGCCGTGAAACAGGAGACCCTCCCTTTAACAATCCCATTAGCAACAAATCCAGAAGTGACAACGacatcatcaaaatttgCCTATCAGAATCTCGATGATTTGAACGATCCCAGAAAGGCGTATTTACTGCCCCTTGCTGTCATTGCGctaattgatttgaatgcATTTTTTGCACAAGTTGAACAAATACGGTTAAATTTAACCGATCAGGACCCAGTTGTGTGTGCCCAATGGAACTCTGTTATTGCTGTCAGTTACGCGTGCCGAAAATTTGGCATCACCAGAATGGATTCAATTGCGTCTTGCAAATCGAAATGTCCCAATGTAATCATTGCTCATGCTGCAGTTTATAAAAAGGGAGAGTCACACTGGGCGTATATCGAGGGATTGCCTACTATCAACAATCACAAAGTGTCATTGGATCCCTACCGACGAGAAAGCAGAAAGATTTTACGTATCATTAGTAAATCATTTGACTTGACAGAAAAGGCAAGTGTCGATGAATGCTACATTGATCTTGGCAGagaaatttataaaagaTTGATAGATTTGTTCCCACAATTATCAAGGAGTTCTCGTGATAATCCTGAAAACGGCTATGCTAATTTGCCCTTAATACCGTCAATTTTACCCTTGGATTTGAAATGGGAGGGGGAAATAATTAACTcagaaaaggaaaaaacTATGGACAATGGAAACCTGTCGCCGCCACCACCTGTAATAGAAGATTGGGAtgatatttgttttattataGGTTCACAGATATTATTGGAAGTGCGTAAAGATATCTTTGCGGAACTAGGATATACCACATCTGCAGGGTTAGCAAGAACGAAACAGGTGGCTAAGTTAGCGGCAGGATTTAAGAAACCTGATGCTCAAACAATAATTAGGAATTCTGCCATTAATAGTTTTTTAAccaattttgaattgaCAGATGTTACCGGTATGGGTGGGAAATTAGGGGAATCgatcattaataaaataaacgTGCCACCacaaataaattcaatcagTTTTATTCGAGAGAATTTCAGTATTGActcaattaaagaaaaattgggaGGGGAACTTGGGTTGAAGGTTTATAATATTTGCCGAGGCACAAATGCTATTGAACTACAATCATTGATCGAAGTTAAATCAATGACATCAACTAAAAATTTCACTAGCTTTCTGGTAAATAATCTATTTGACGCTTACGATTGGTTAAAAGTATTTGCCGGAGATCTACATAATCGACTAATTGACTTGGACAATGAAAATATCGAATTATCGTCAACAGAATTGTCCAACAAGTCCAAGGGAATAATGAAAAGACCAAAGACTCTAACCTTGGGTGTGCTCTCACAGAACGGAACCAGGCAAACCAGGCAAATGCAAATACCTATTCACAAAGATCTTGACAAAATGAAAgatattttctttgaaaacGGCTGTGTCTTATTAAGAGAGTTTTTGGAATTCAACACACACGTTAGTTTATTGAATAGCCGTACTCCTGTAAAGGAGCTTTTCATATGGAACCCAAAGAAAGTCAAAATTGTGGAATTAATAAACATTTCTTTGAccatttcaaaatttgttcTGGTGGAAGACAGATTTTCTCTTTTGAAAACCACAGATactcaattcaataaagaGGAACACATTGCCAAACTATTTCGCGACTATGAACAAGCACCGGAAACAATGAGATATTCACCACCACCGCCGCCACCACCTCCAccgcaaaaaaaaaggagcAAGAACGGTCAGTTGGATATTTTTGAGTCtctaaagaagaaatcaaagCCTGATGACCTTCTAGAAGAACTCATAAAGACAAAAAAGTGTCTGAGATGCAAACTTAGTGTGGATGATCCTATAGAGCATAACGATTACCATATAGCAATGGATTTATCAAACAAACTAAATAATCATTAA